The Anaerolineales bacterium genome includes the window CTCGGAGAAGGGACACTCTTCGTAGAGGTATTCAATCGGCGTCATCAGCGCATACGCCGCCGTTTCGCGCTCGTACATCCGGCAGAAGGGTTTCACCTTCCGCGCGAGTCCCGGACGCGTGGCCGGCAGAACCGGCGCTTGGCGGGCGAGGTACCCCCCGGCCCAGATCATGGCGTTGTGGAGCAGGACGGCGGCCTCGTCGTCGAGGTTGTGCCCGGTCGCCACGGCGGCGTATCCCCCTTCGCGGGAGATCCGGTTCATGATATGCCGCTTGACCATTCCGCAGACGGCACACGGCTTGCGCCTTCCGCGGAGCGTACGGCGCGCGGCTTCCGGGATCGACGCGCCGTATTCCTCCGCGACGGAGACCACCTTCAGCGGCACGCCGCGCGCGGCGGCGAACTCCTCGCACAGTGCGCGCGATTTCGACGAATGGGCGGTCCCCTCGTCGATCCCCAGATCGATGTAGAGGCCGTCGGCCGCGTAGCCCAGGCGGCAAAGCACGTCCCACAGCGCCAACGAATCCTTTCCGCCGCTCACGGCAACGAGGATTCTGTCCCCGTGTGCGAACATGCGGTAGTGTGCGATCGCCTTCTCGGTCTGTTCGGGAAGCCACTCCAGGAAATGCGCGCGGCACAGCGCCAGCTTGTGCTGGCGCATGTTGATCGCCGCGCGCTCCCCGCACTTGCGGCACTTCATCCTCAGCCTCCGGACATCACCGACACCAGCCGGATCTCCTCGCCCGGCTGGAGGATCCGGTCGTCGA containing:
- a CDS encoding adenine nucleotide alpha hydrolase family protein, with amino-acid sequence MKCRKCGERAAINMRQHKLALCRAHFLEWLPEQTEKAIAHYRMFAHGDRILVAVSGGKDSLALWDVLCRLGYAADGLYIDLGIDEGTAHSSKSRALCEEFAAARGVPLKVVSVAEEYGASIPEAARRTLRGRRKPCAVCGMVKRHIMNRISREGGYAAVATGHNLDDEAAVLLHNAMIWAGGYLARQAPVLPATRPGLARKVKPFCRMYERETAAYALMTPIEYLYEECPFSEGSSTLYYKNLLNRMEEDRPGAKLQFYLAFLQAKEQGLFAPGASGDADLHECEKCGQPTSAPGKCAFCRLWDTLTPQPPLPADAGRGGVKE